In Bacteroidia bacterium, one genomic interval encodes:
- a CDS encoding DUF4340 domain-containing protein, producing the protein MNKNRILLLLVMLLLSVTGYYYFNSSNSTIKKELRDFAVADTASIDKMFLADKKGNKALLERKSPALWTINGKYPARQDAINFLLKTIKQIEVRSPVGKAALQNVLKELSSTGTKIEIFSKGDKIKTYYVGGPTQDMLGTFMYIENSAVPFVIHIPGFNGYLTTRYFASADEWRSRIIFQYGEGQIASVRVQNNQHPEESFSVKKDDDHYVYYSSLTATVPSEIFQSQLVAYLAKYQLIGFERPTYNLDVAYRDSLLKTQPIRILEVEGVDGKKDKIEMYLKPVDTGTMTSVDERTGLLREFDPDRMYASWNNDTNLVVVQYHVFDKLFSKPDRIKGFGSL; encoded by the coding sequence ATGAATAAAAACCGAATTTTACTTCTATTGGTTATGTTGTTACTTTCTGTAACCGGATATTATTATTTCAACAGCAGCAATAGCACTATTAAAAAAGAACTGCGAGATTTTGCTGTTGCCGATACAGCTTCAATTGATAAAATGTTTCTTGCTGATAAAAAAGGTAACAAAGCATTGCTTGAAAGAAAAAGTCCTGCACTTTGGACAATTAATGGTAAATATCCAGCGCGACAGGATGCAATTAACTTTTTACTAAAAACCATAAAACAAATTGAAGTAAGAAGCCCTGTAGGCAAAGCAGCCTTGCAAAACGTACTGAAAGAGTTGAGCAGCACAGGTACAAAAATTGAGATTTTCAGCAAAGGAGATAAAATTAAAACCTATTACGTTGGCGGGCCAACACAAGATATGCTAGGCACCTTTATGTACATTGAAAATTCTGCAGTACCATTTGTAATACATATTCCGGGCTTTAATGGCTACCTTACAACACGCTATTTTGCCAGTGCCGATGAATGGCGGAGTCGTATTATTTTTCAATATGGTGAGGGGCAGATAGCATCTGTAAGAGTCCAGAATAATCAACATCCTGAAGAATCGTTCAGCGTAAAAAAAGATGATGATCATTATGTTTACTATTCAAGTTTGACTGCAACAGTGCCATCAGAAATTTTTCAATCTCAGTTAGTTGCATACTTAGCCAAGTACCAACTTATAGGTTTTGAACGCCCAACCTACAATCTTGATGTTGCCTATCGTGATTCGTTATTAAAAACACAACCCATAAGAATATTGGAAGTTGAAGGTGTTGATGGGAAAAAAGACAAGATTGAAATGTACCTGAAGCCGGTTGACACAGGAACTATGACAAGTGTTGATGAGAGAACAGGGCTTTTGCGTGAATTTGATCCCGACAGAATGTATGCCTCATGGAATAACGACACCAATTTGGTAGTGGTTCAGTATCATGTATTTGACAAATTGTTTAGTAAACCCGACAGAATCAAGGGATTCGGTAGTCTTTAA
- the gldF gene encoding gliding motility-associated ABC transporter permease subunit GldF has protein sequence MYSLLKKEINSFLNSLIGYISIAVFLIVIGLFLWVFPGNDLNIAESGYAAVDSLFNITPWVYMFLIPAITMRMFSEEKRTGTLEILLTKPLTEFQIVLAKYLSGLVLVIFSLIPTLVYVFTVYQYAAPLGNIDLGGIAGSYIGLFFLASGFVAIGVFASSLADNQLVAFIIAMFLCLLCYSGFQSVATILSTGVVANLIDQLGIVAHYNSMSRGVIDSRDVIYFISLTALFLVFTRLKLESRKW, from the coding sequence ATGTATTCACTATTAAAAAAAGAGATAAATAGTTTTCTGAACTCACTTATAGGATATATTTCTATAGCTGTTTTTTTAATTGTGATTGGATTATTTCTGTGGGTGTTTCCGGGCAATGACCTGAATATTGCAGAAAGTGGTTATGCTGCCGTAGATAGTTTGTTCAACATTACTCCATGGGTTTATATGTTTTTGATTCCTGCCATAACCATGCGCATGTTTTCGGAAGAAAAACGTACAGGTACTTTGGAGATATTGCTTACCAAACCATTAACAGAATTTCAGATTGTATTGGCAAAATATTTATCAGGATTGGTATTGGTCATATTTTCATTGATACCAACATTGGTTTATGTTTTTACAGTATATCAGTATGCTGCACCTTTAGGAAATATTGATTTGGGAGGAATTGCAGGCAGTTATATTGGACTATTTTTTCTGGCATCAGGATTTGTTGCCATTGGTGTTTTTGCTTCTTCATTAGCCGACAATCAATTGGTGGCATTTATCATTGCCATGTTTTTATGTCTGCTATGTTACTCAGGATTTCAGTCTGTTGCAACCATTCTCTCAACAGGTGTTGTTGCAAACTTGATTGATCAACTTGGCATTGTTGCACATTACAATTCAATGAGCAGGGGTGTAATTGACTCGCGCGATGTAATTTATTTTATCAGCCTTACAGCATTGTTTTTAGTGTTTACCCGTTTGAAACTTGAAAGCAGAAAGTGGTGA
- a CDS encoding beta-ketoacyl synthase chain length factor, translating into MGIYVKSSACISARNTFGETDLSDFSLRSEKLMAREPVYSMIAPAVLRRMGKAIRMTCGAVSQLELKSNPVNGIIIGTANGGMEDCIRFLNQIVQYDEGTLTPTNFVQSTPNAIASTIGMNLQCRGYNITHVHRGNAFENALLDAFMYLDENKNASLLLGGIDEISDYNYNIERLGGWYKTEIPANGLYESKTEGSIAGEGCAVFCLSKRPQNALFEIVDVNTMHSTDVDSVQSGIKQFCDKHALNLSETMLLSGHNGDVRNEALHQAVENVFDKSTVIRYKHFFGEFPTVSALTLWLIGQIATSDAVLPDHFYLRKTETKIKNYLIWNHYKGYQHGFILSKPCQ; encoded by the coding sequence ATGGGAATTTACGTTAAATCTTCAGCATGCATCAGTGCCAGAAATACTTTTGGTGAAACTGATCTTTCAGACTTTAGCTTGCGGTCAGAAAAGTTAATGGCAAGAGAGCCTGTTTATAGCATGATAGCGCCTGCCGTTTTGCGAAGAATGGGAAAGGCCATTAGGATGACCTGTGGTGCAGTGAGTCAGCTTGAATTGAAAAGCAACCCTGTAAACGGAATAATAATAGGTACTGCAAATGGTGGCATGGAAGACTGTATTCGTTTTCTGAATCAGATTGTACAGTATGATGAGGGCACATTGACACCAACAAATTTTGTTCAAAGTACACCCAATGCCATTGCATCAACCATTGGAATGAACCTTCAATGTCGCGGTTACAATATTACACATGTTCACCGTGGCAATGCATTTGAAAATGCTTTGCTCGATGCATTTATGTATTTAGATGAAAACAAAAATGCTTCTTTATTGCTTGGGGGAATTGATGAAATTTCTGATTACAACTATAATATAGAACGCCTGGGTGGATGGTATAAAACTGAAATCCCTGCTAACGGTTTGTATGAATCCAAAACAGAAGGAAGTATTGCAGGAGAAGGTTGTGCAGTGTTTTGTTTAAGTAAACGGCCACAAAATGCATTGTTTGAAATTGTTGATGTCAATACCATGCACAGCACCGATGTAGATTCAGTACAATCAGGAATAAAGCAGTTTTGTGATAAACATGCTTTAAATCTTTCGGAGACTATGTTGTTGTCAGGTCACAATGGTGATGTAAGAAATGAAGCATTGCATCAAGCAGTTGAAAATGTATTTGATAAATCAACAGTCATCAGATACAAACATTTTTTCGGTGAGTTTCCAACCGTTTCAGCACTTACACTTTGGCTCATTGGTCAGATTGCGACAAGCGATGCTGTTTTGCCGGATCATTTCTATTTACGTAAGACAGAAACTAAAATTAAAAACTATCTTATCTGGAATCATTACAAAGGCTATCAGCATGGATTTATATTATCAAAACCTTGCCAATGA
- the dnaN gene encoding DNA polymerase III subunit beta, protein MKLIVSSLVLQKHLQSISGVLATNSPLPILDNFLFAVNGTELTLSASDLETTITTRLKVESKDKGIIAIPGKILLDILKTFNEQPLTFTINEKNHTVEISSDYGKYKLNGQNGEDFPRIPILEKSNHIELPSSVLHEAINKTIFATGNDDLRPVMSGVFCQLSQDSTIFVATDAHRLVRYRRTDIKSKEAGSFILPKKPLNLLKNILPQEETRVKVDYNEANAFFSFDNYDLICRLIDGRYPNYEAVIPVDNPNVLTVDRVAFLNSIKRVSIFSNKTTYQVKLAIKGSELAISAEDVDYANEANERLTCSYDGADMDIAFNARFLADIVSNLDTEEIHLHMSLSNRAGLLTPGKDHTNAAEDILMLIMPVMIG, encoded by the coding sequence ATGAAACTAATTGTTTCCAGCCTTGTACTTCAAAAACATTTACAATCTATTAGTGGGGTTTTAGCCACCAACTCTCCCCTGCCGATTTTAGACAATTTTCTGTTTGCCGTGAATGGCACCGAACTCACCTTGTCGGCTTCTGACCTTGAAACAACTATAACCACAAGACTTAAGGTTGAATCTAAAGACAAAGGGATAATTGCCATACCCGGAAAAATTCTGCTCGACATCTTAAAGACTTTTAATGAGCAGCCTCTTACTTTCACCATCAATGAAAAAAATCATACTGTTGAAATTAGCTCCGATTATGGAAAATATAAACTCAATGGTCAGAATGGCGAAGACTTTCCACGCATACCTATTCTAGAAAAAAGCAACCATATCGAATTGCCATCATCAGTTTTGCATGAGGCAATTAATAAGACCATTTTCGCCACCGGCAATGATGATTTACGACCTGTTATGTCAGGTGTGTTTTGTCAGCTTTCTCAGGACAGCACCATTTTTGTGGCAACAGATGCACATCGTTTGGTGCGCTATCGCAGAACAGATATTAAGTCAAAAGAAGCCGGTTCATTTATTTTACCTAAAAAGCCGCTTAACCTGCTAAAAAACATTTTACCTCAGGAAGAAACACGTGTAAAAGTTGACTATAACGAGGCAAATGCTTTTTTCAGCTTCGACAACTATGATTTGATTTGTCGTTTAATTGATGGTCGTTATCCAAACTACGAAGCAGTAATTCCGGTTGACAATCCAAATGTTTTAACGGTTGACAGAGTAGCATTTTTGAATTCCATAAAACGTGTTTCTATATTTTCTAACAAAACTACCTATCAGGTAAAACTTGCAATCAAAGGAAGTGAATTGGCAATTTCTGCTGAAGATGTAGATTATGCTAACGAAGCCAACGAGCGTTTAACTTGCTCTTATGATGGTGCTGATATGGACATTGCATTTAATGCACGCTTTCTTGCTGATATAGTTTCTAATCTTGACACAGAAGAGATTCATCTGCACATGTCATTGTCAAACCGTGCTGGGCTGTTGACTCCCGGAAAAGATCACACCAATGCAGCAGAGGATATTCTGATGCTCATTATGCCTGTTATGATTGGCTGA
- the gldG gene encoding gliding motility-associated ABC transporter substrate-binding protein GldG, which yields MKAESGDMKKKSSANLYQFLLLLLVIISLNAAGKFLFWRYDLTTEKRFTLSSTTKEKLKQLKDIVYIKVYLTGDLPAGFQRLSSATRDMLMEMKSYAGSNLEFDFIDPSALTDSKQRNELYNQLADKGLQPTNISERSAEGTSERILFPGAILNYLSKEQPLLLLKDRMGASAEEMVNTSIQNLEYEIINAISKISAKRPATIGILHGQGELDKPYLADFYKSVSASYPTHYLQIKNQLNALKDYDCLVIAKPDSAFDEKDKFIIDQFIMRGGKVLWLLDMMNADMDSLARKNEFIAIPKELNLDDMLFRYGVRLNKDLVMDLQAVPIPILTGYVGNRPQNSMLPWFYYPLVTPTSKHPIVNNLNAIRFAFAGSIDTIVSAHIKKTILLQSSHYCKTVQSPAVVSLNILRKEPDEKDYSNPPANLAVLLEGSFRSNYANRIPYQIATDSTIGFKSDGQTTSMIVIADGDVIRNDYKRSSNTVYPLGLDRYTGQFYGNKNLLLNCIDYLCDNSGLMTLRAKEFKLRLLDKTRFDPDKKMLQIVNVALPVILIILFAMIKLFLRKKKFS from the coding sequence TTGAAAGCAGAAAGTGGTGATATGAAGAAGAAAAGTAGTGCCAATCTTTATCAGTTTTTACTTTTACTTTTAGTAATTATTAGCCTTAATGCAGCAGGTAAATTTTTATTTTGGCGCTATGACCTCACCACTGAGAAACGTTTTACCCTTTCATCCACCACAAAAGAAAAGCTAAAACAGCTTAAAGACATTGTGTATATTAAAGTTTATCTGACAGGTGACTTACCTGCAGGTTTTCAAAGACTGAGTTCTGCAACACGCGACATGCTGATGGAAATGAAAAGTTATGCGGGCTCAAATCTTGAGTTTGATTTTATTGACCCATCAGCATTAACAGACAGCAAGCAGCGCAATGAACTTTACAATCAACTTGCAGACAAAGGACTTCAACCCACCAATATCTCTGAACGAAGTGCTGAAGGTACATCTGAAAGAATTTTATTTCCGGGAGCAATACTTAACTATCTGTCAAAAGAACAACCTTTGTTACTTTTAAAAGACAGAATGGGTGCTTCGGCAGAAGAGATGGTAAACACGTCTATTCAGAATCTGGAATATGAGATTATCAACGCCATTTCTAAAATTTCTGCCAAAAGACCTGCCACCATTGGTATTTTACATGGTCAGGGTGAATTAGACAAACCGTATTTGGCCGATTTCTATAAATCTGTTTCAGCCTCCTACCCTACACATTATTTGCAAATCAAAAATCAGCTTAATGCCTTAAAAGATTATGATTGCCTGGTGATAGCAAAACCAGATTCTGCATTTGATGAAAAAGATAAATTTATCATAGATCAGTTTATTATGCGTGGTGGCAAGGTGCTTTGGCTGCTCGATATGATGAATGCCGATATGGATAGTTTGGCAAGAAAAAATGAATTCATCGCTATTCCAAAAGAGTTGAATCTTGATGACATGTTGTTTCGTTATGGTGTTAGGTTGAATAAAGATTTGGTGATGGATTTACAGGCAGTGCCTATCCCTATTTTAACAGGTTATGTAGGCAACCGTCCGCAGAATTCTATGTTACCCTGGTTTTATTATCCACTTGTGACACCAACCTCCAAGCATCCTATTGTCAATAATCTTAATGCCATACGTTTTGCATTTGCCGGAAGTATTGACACCATTGTTTCGGCACACATAAAAAAAACTATTTTGTTGCAAAGTTCTCACTATTGTAAAACTGTTCAATCACCGGCAGTAGTAAGTCTAAATATCCTGCGTAAGGAACCCGATGAAAAAGATTATAGCAACCCACCTGCAAATCTTGCCGTATTGCTGGAAGGCTCTTTTCGCTCTAATTATGCAAACCGGATTCCATATCAGATTGCTACAGACAGTACTATAGGTTTCAAATCAGATGGTCAAACTACAAGCATGATTGTAATTGCCGATGGTGATGTTATTCGTAATGATTATAAACGGAGCAGCAACACGGTTTATCCACTTGGTTTAGATCGTTATACAGGGCAGTTTTATGGAAACAAAAATCTATTGCTAAACTGTATTGATTATTTATGTGACAATTCGGGGTTGATGACTCTTAGAGCAAAAGAATTTAAACTCCGCCTGTTAGATAAAACACGATTTGACCCTGATAAAAAAATGCTGCAGATAGTAAATGTTGCATTACCTGTTATTTTAATAATTCTTTTCGCAATGATTAAGTTGTTTTTGCGGAAAAAGAAATTCTCCTGA